In bacterium, the DNA window GGCGACGTGGCCTTCGAAGGCGTGGACGTCGGGCACCAGCACCGTCGCGCCGCCGCGGACCCCGGCCCAACACACGCCTTCCGGCCCGCGCAGCACCGCGCAGGCCACCGGCCCCTGGTAGGGGCCGACCACCAGCGCCCCGTCGAGCACCCGGTAGAATCCCGTCCAGAAGTAGTGCGGCATCTTGTGGTGCAGCACCGCGACGGCGGTCGCCATGCGGGCGGTCGGGTCGTCGGTCTTCAGGAACAGCTCGGCCAGCTGGTCTCCGATGCGGCGGTAGCGCCCGGCGAGGCCGTCGCGGTCGTCGTGCATGTCGTCCTCCGGCGTGGCGGCTGGTGGCCGCGGGATCAGGTGAGGGCCGCGCTGTCGAGGTACGCCGGCACCGACGCCTCGTATCCGCACTCGCGGCGCAGGGACTCGGCGAAGGCGGCGGCGGTCTCGGGTTCGCCGTGGGTGACGAAGACGTGCCGGGGCTTCTCGCCCAGCGCGCGCGCCCAGCGCAGCAGCTCGCCGCGCCCGGCGTGGGCCGAGAACCCGTGGATCTCGGCCACCCGCGCCCGCACCGGCCGCATCGCGCCGAACAGGCGCACCTCGGGCGCGCCGTTCAGGATGTCGCGGCCCAGGGTGCCGGACGCCTGGTAGCCGATGAACAGCACCGTGCTCTCGGACCGACCCAGGTTGTGCTCGAGGTGGTACTTGATGCGGCCGCTGGTGCACATGCCCGACCCGGCGATGATGATCGCCGGCCGCTTCTGGAAGTTGATCGCCTGGGACTCCTCGCGGGTGCGGCAGAGCCGCAGGCCCGGGAAGTCGCTCAGGTGCCGCCCCTCGCGCAGCAGGACGCGGGCCTCCTCGTCGAAGAGCTCGGGGTGGCGCGCGAAGACCTCGGTGACCCTGATGGCCATCGGGCTGTCCACGAAGACGGGCAGGTCGGGCAGACGGCCCGCCTGTCGCAGCTGGTTCAGGTGGTAGAGCAGGTCCTGGGTGCGCTCGACCGAGAAGCTCGGGATCACCAGGTTGCCGCCCGCGGCCGAGGTTTCGAGGACCACGCGGGCCAGCGCCTCGGGCACCTCCCGCGGCGGGTCGTGGTCCTTGTCCCCGTAGGTCGATTCGATCACCAGGTAGTCGGCGAGGGCCGGCGGCCGCGGGTCCTCGAGGATGGGCATGTCCCAGGGGCCGAGGTCGCCCGAGAAGACCAGCGTCCGCCGGCTCCCGCCTTCGCCCAGGCGCAGGATCACCGAGGCGGCGCCCAGGATGTGGCCGGCGCCCGTCAATTCCAGCTCGATCCCGTCGGCCACCCGCACCGGGGCGCCGAAGGCGGCCTTCGTCAGGCGCTTGCGGACGGCGAGGGCGTCGCGGTGCGTGTAGAGAGGTTCCTCGGGGTGCGGCCCGCTGCGGCCCTCGCGCCGGTGCCGCTTGCGCTTGTTGCGGGCGTCCTCTTCCTGGATCGAGCCCGCGTCCTCCATGACGATCATGGCGATGTCGGCCGTCGCCGCGGTGCAGTGGATGCGGCCCGTGAAGCCGTCGCGCACCAGCTTCGGCAGCAGGCCGCAGTGGTCGAGGTGGCCGTGGGTCAGGACCACCGCGTCGATGTCCGCGGGCGCGACGAGGTCCGGCTGCCAGTTGCGCGCCTTGAAGCGCCACTCCTGGAACATGCCGCAGTCCACGTAGACGCGCTTGCCGCCGGCCTCGACGAGGTAGCGCGAGCCGGTGACGTTGCCGGCGGCGCCCAGGAAGGTCAGTCGGATGTCCACGCGGTACCTCCGCATTCGTTGGTGTGGCCGGTTCCGGACAGCACCTTGGACGGCTACCTGGCCAACCCAGGGTGTTGCATGGTGATCCAAGCTTCTACTTGCTCTTCGAACTCCGCAGCTTTGTC includes these proteins:
- a CDS encoding GAF domain-containing protein: MHDDRDGLAGRYRRIGDQLAELFLKTDDPTARMATAVAVLHHKMPHYFWTGFYRVLDGALVVGPYQGPVACAVLRGPEGVCWAGVRGGATVLVPDVHAFEGHVACDARSRSEIVVPVRDRTGAVVAVLDVDSERPDAFGEADRAGLERIVALLF
- a CDS encoding MBL fold metallo-hydrolase, coding for MDIRLTFLGAAGNVTGSRYLVEAGGKRVYVDCGMFQEWRFKARNWQPDLVAPADIDAVVLTHGHLDHCGLLPKLVRDGFTGRIHCTAATADIAMIVMEDAGSIQEEDARNKRKRHRREGRSGPHPEEPLYTHRDALAVRKRLTKAAFGAPVRVADGIELELTGAGHILGAASVILRLGEGGSRRTLVFSGDLGPWDMPILEDPRPPALADYLVIESTYGDKDHDPPREVPEALARVVLETSAAGGNLVIPSFSVERTQDLLYHLNQLRQAGRLPDLPVFVDSPMAIRVTEVFARHPELFDEEARVLLREGRHLSDFPGLRLCRTREESQAINFQKRPAIIIAGSGMCTSGRIKYHLEHNLGRSESTVLFIGYQASGTLGRDILNGAPEVRLFGAMRPVRARVAEIHGFSAHAGRGELLRWARALGEKPRHVFVTHGEPETAAAFAESLRRECGYEASVPAYLDSAALT